From Marmota flaviventris isolate mMarFla1 chromosome X, mMarFla1.hap1, whole genome shotgun sequence, the proteins below share one genomic window:
- the Armcx4 gene encoding armadillo repeat-containing X-linked protein 4, whose product MGRIQEVGWATAGLVIWAGTCYYIYRLTKGRAQNERRLARNGSKVKMETVVGVQNQTLATSEALAGAETETRPKAMTGAETGAGGGLGAEAEAQVTAISRPKANSQSKAMAEAETETEFEAKSVVGTLIMTEVVTLTEANAKAREVAMKEAVTQTDAEAGGLVKKEAVTQTKAKAWAAVARSEAKKETMTQTKAEARTLVEKETEINKLMVTQSEVLAVTKEVVKIGTMNKAGIVAETKTRTLEETVSVVKTHSEARSDPTVDAKENLNGTSRAEAGVDMKFCAQSQAVAKVQDDDMPGVGDKDKGNLKILCKAGSGVDTKASFQPQIAPQTQAEAIPGAKVIDRGDDNAMCKTEIEADMKAYIIQSQTMAKKQAEATSGARVDGRGNSNVISKAMTGADMRATAQVQAVSSAQVEAIPDAKVKGRANPNAMAKAVARTNTRTYSQVEALTDTRDKTRSNPNVMAKAGAGMDMLSCTQIQPVANVQGDVLPDGRIKAKGNANTMSKEGAEATAQSQGETLPITRGKTRGKAKAKCKAGVGTDMKTCVQPQAGIKTQAEALPDSRVDGSSDSNAISRAGSKADQRTCGQPQAVANFQGDTLPGAKNRVKGNSNTVPKAGTVEGTMGSSQSQAVTTSENEALPGIRNKVKGNTNAVPKVEAGAGATGSAQPQVVANSQGETLPSTRNKVRSNRNAVPKVGVRQDTVCSAQPQNVASSQNEALPGAKNKVKGNSNAVPKAEAGVGSVYPQAVANSQGECLTGTRTKVKGNPTAMSKPEAGAGTVGSAHPKAVASSQGEALSGAKNKIRGNSNVVPKTEAGANSRDSAQSQAVASSQSENLLGARNKVRGNPNAIPKAETGADTTGSAQPQAVSNSQGENLLGARNKVRGHSSAVPKTATGAGTMVSSQPQAMASSQNESLLGARNKVRGNSNTVTKAGARTSIKSSAQPQTVASSQDEALLGAREKAVSNSEAETIAKDEVYAKPESEAVPTSESEGGIDSQACRRTQPNIHDYYWNGIGVEDWIAAERWIKFRFQAMDGDWENSVSWADDENEASIGSWNGASDKAGVVSSWAVACDETSIKSWAGAGARAENEVAVASWVGAGDQASGGVWAGAQASEGSWAVDKASGGSWVEAQNKAFGGSWTGAENQTSGGSWVVSGNQAIGGPWVVGQVSEGSWPAGQATGVSWVVDQATGGSWTVAENQASAVSWAGAGNIVSIGYWTGAMDQATGGSWAGTGDQSSGESKPRFEDQASEKGSWTGAVVQASGESRLGPEDQSSGRSWADTADQASGGPRLGPVDPSGTSWVGTGDQAGGGSTPGPADQSSGGSWAGTRNLAIRGSWTGTSDQSGGGSKPSFENQASDEGSWAGAIAQAGGGSKSGPEDQSSGRSWADSGNQISGGFLVGSVDQTSGESQVGVRDLAAGGANAVFEDQTNAARCWANSGDQPGGGSSLGSGGQSSGNSWVGTGDQTSGWFCAYTGSQTNVTGSWVVAGGQDVGVSRPGPMNQSSVVSWASTGSQVSGMSWAMAGDQAGSCSKPGFENQAIGGGFWAGAGDQTGGGSRPGSQDQSNGGGSWVGAGGHVIGGSISGTTDQSSGGSWAATVSQVSGGSWIGPGDQTVVCSKSGFEDQASGGASWAGAGDQTSGESWAVSKPGNEASGGSRLGSEDQASGGSWAKSEDQASGRFLVSAEVEANEGFWFGPGSEAFIGSWCWTGEEAVIVARSDCKHESSIESTSRTGEEIINNSELVDENKASIGSWIKSEEAAYVDSCVGAEAGAEARTEVGAEARSEAGAETRAEAGAEAGTEARTEATAEAGAEARAEAGAEARAEAGAEARADAGTEAGAQTGTEAGSEARTEAVAETWAETRTKAEAETRAEAWAEARAEAGAEASAEARTETGAEARTETGAETWAVAGTETGAEAWAVAGSETRAEAGTEAGSETRAETWAEAGFETGAETQTEAGAEIGAETGAEAGVEAMAETGAEAGAEAWTEAGVGAEAGAEAWAEARVGAEAGAEAWAEARVGAWVEVGAGVDVGAEAWAEPGAEVGAEAGAVAGAEAGAVAGAEGGAVAGAEAGAEARLGSWPWDEDATTKGSRFGAEEEAGIPSWTWSRDVDEDELSRASSPDIEEISLRSLFWAESENSSEFTSKSGQDVNFESGAGDKASIDNKFEAADGFDLRTWFCTGNENRNEDKSAPNAKGKKSAESRGIYPSMVPGAGMGPWDGAMIWSETKFTQQNEGFLGEDEYRKNGKSGEKMRPWSCRCKREANMDPRDLEKLICMIEMTEDPSVHEIATNALYNSADYPYSHEIVRNVGGISVIEGLLSNPYPSVRQKALNALNNISVAAENHRKVKTYLNQVCEDTVTYPLNSNVQLAGLRLIRHLTITSEYQHMVTNYISEFLRLLTVGSGETKDHVLGMLVNFSKNPSMTKDLLIANAPTTLINIFSKKETKENILNALSLFENINYHFKRRSKTFTQDKFSKNSLYFLFQRPKACAKKLRALAAECSDPEVKEKVELLISKL is encoded by the coding sequence ATGGGCCGCATTCAGGAAGTGGGCTGGGCAACTGCAGGACTGGTGATCTGGGCTGGCACCTGCTACTACATTTACAGATTAACCAAGGGAAGAGCTCAGAATGAGAGGAGACTTGCCAGAAATGGGTCCAAAGTCAAGATGGAGACTGTGGTTGGGGTACAGAACCAGACCTTGGCCACGAGTGAAGCCTTGGCTGGGGCAGAGACTGAGACTAGACCCAAGGCCATGACTGGAGCAGAAACTGGAGCAGGAGGTGGGCTTGGGGCTGAAGCAGAGGCCCAGGTCACTGCTATATCCAGACCCAAAGCCAACTCTCAGTCCAAGGCAATGgctgaggcagagacagagactgaATTTGAGGCCAAATCAGTGGTTGGAACACTGATCATGACAGAGGTAGTGACTCTGACTGAGGCCAATGCCAAAGCTAGGGAAGTGGCCATGAAAGAGGCAGTGACCCAAACAGATGCTGAGGCTGGGGGACTAGTGAAGAAAGAGGCAGTGACCCAGACCAAGGCTAAAGCTTGGGCAGCGGTTGCCAGGTCAGAGGCCAAGAAAGAAACAATGACCCAGACCAAAGCTGAAGCTCGTACATTGGTtgaaaaagagacagagattaACAAATTAATGGTGACACAGAGTGAGGTCTTGGCAGTGACCAAGGAAGTGGTCAAGATTGGGACCATGAACAAGGCTGGAATTGTGGCTGAAACCAAGACAAGAACCCTGGAAGAGACTGTGAGTGTGGTTAAAACTCATTCTGAAGCTAGGTCTGATCCCACAGTTGATGCTAAGGAAAATCTCAATGGCACATCCAGGGCAGAGGCTGGAGTGGACATGAAGTTCTGTGCACAGTCTCAGGCTGTGGCCAAGGTCCAAGATGATGACATGCCTGGTGTTGGGGATAAGGACAAGGGTAATCTTAAAATCCTGTGTAAGGCAGGCTCTGGGGTAGACACAAAGGCTTCTTTCCAGCCCCAAATTGCTCCCCAGACACAGGCTGAAGCCATTCCTGGGGCAAAGGTTATTGACAGGGGTGATGACAATGCCATGTGTAAAACAGAGATAGAGGCAGATATGAAAGCTTATATAATACAGTCTCAGACTATGGCCAAAAAACAGGCTGAAGCAACATCTGGTGCCAGGGTTGATGGCAGGGGAAATTCCAATGTCATATCTAAGGCAATGACTGGAGCTGACATGAGGGCTACTGCTCAGGTACAAGCTGTATCCAGTGCTCAGGTTGAGGCCATACCTGATGCCAAGGTTAAAGGTAGAGCCAATCCCAATGCCATGGCTAAAGCAGTGGCCAGAACAAACACGAGGACCTATTCACAGGTTGAAGCCTTGACTGATACCAGGGATAAGACCAGAAGCAATCCCAATGTCATGGCTAAGGCGGGGGCTGGGATGGACATGTTGTCCTGTACCCAGATTCAGCCTGTGGCCAATGTCCAGGGTGATGTCTTGCCCGATGGAAGAATCAAGGCTAAGGGCAATGCCAATACCATGTCTAAGGAAGGAGCTGAGGCTACGGCCCAGAGCCAGGGTGAAACCTTACCTATTACTAGAGGTAAGACAAGGGGCAAAGCCAAAGCCAAATGTAAAGCAGGGGTTGGGACAGACATGAAAACCTGTGTACAGCCTCAGGCTGGGATCAAGACCCAAGCTGAGGCCTTGCCTGATTCCAGGGTTGATGGTAGTAGTGATTCTAATGCCATTTCCAGAGCAGGGTCTAAGGCAGACCAGAGGACCTGTGGTCAGCCCCAAGCTGTGGCAAATTTCCAAGGTGATACCCTACCTGGTGCCAAGAATAGGGTCAAAGGCAACTCCAACACTGTGCCTAAGGCAGGGACTGTGGAAGGTACAATGGGCTCTTCCCAGTCTCAGGCTGTGACCACTTCCGAGAATGAGGCCTTGCCTGGTATCAGGAATAAGGTCAAGGGCAATACCAATGCTGTGCCTAAGGTAGAGGCTGGGGCAGGTGCAACAGGGTCTGCTCAGCCCCAGGTTGTGGCCAATTCCCAGGGTGAGACCTTGCCTAGTACCAGGAATAAGGTCAGGAGCAATCGCAATGCTGTGCCTAAGGTAGGGGTCAGGCAAGATACAGTGTGCTCTGCCCAGCCCCAAAATGTAGCCAGTTCCCAGAATGAGGCCTTGCCTGGTGCCAAGAATAAGGTTAAGGGTAATTCCAATGCTGTGCCTAAGGCAGAGGCTGGGGTGGGTTCTGTCTATCCCCAGGCTGTGGCCAATTCACAGGGTGAATGCTTGACTGGTACCAGGACTAAGGTCAAGGGCAATCCCACTGCTATGTCTAagccagaggctggggcaggtaCAGTGGGCTCTGCCCATCCCAAGGCTGTGGCCAGTTCCCAGGGTGAGGCCTTATCTGGTGCCAAGAATAAGATCAGGGGCAATTCCAATGTTGTGCCTAAGACAGAGGCTGGGGCAAATTCAAGAGACTCTGCCCAGTCCCAGGCTGTGGCCAGTTCCCAGAGTGAGAACCTGCTTGGTGCCAGGAATAAGGTCAGGGGCAatcccaatgctattcctaaggCAGAGACTGGGGCAGATACAACAGGCTCTGCCCAGCCCCAGGCTGTGTCTAATTCCCAGGGTGAGAATTTGCTTGGTGCCAGGAATAAGGTCAGGGGCCATTCTAGTGCTGTGCCTAAGACAGCGACTGGGGCAGGTACAATGGTGTCTTCCCAGCCCCAGGCTATGGCCAGCTCCCAAAATGAGTCCTTGCTTGGTGCCAGGAATAAGGTCAGGGGCAATTCCAATACTGTGACTAAAGCAGGGGCCAGGACAAGTATAAAGAGCTCTGCTCAGCCCCAAACTGTGGCCAGTTCCCAAGATGAGGCCTTGCTTGGTGCAAGGGAAAAAGCTGTGTCCAATTCTGAAGCAGAAACCATAGCAAAAGATGAAGTATATGCAAAGCCTGAGTCTGAGGCTGTGCCCACATCTGAGAGTGAAGGTGGGATAGACTCTCAGGCTTGCAGAAGGACTCAGCCTAATATTCATGACTACTACTGGAATGGAATTGGTGTAGAGGATTGGATTGCTGCTGAGCGGTGGATCAAATTTAGGTTTCAGGCCATGGATGGAGACTGGGAAAATAGTGTGTCCTGGGCTGATGATGAGAATGAAGCCAGTATTGGGTCCTGGAATGGGGCTAGTGATAAGGCTGGTGTTGTCAGTTCCTGGGCTGTGGCCTGTGATGAGACCAGCATTaagtcctgggctggggctggagctagGGCTGAGAATGAGGTTGCTGTTGCATCTTGGGTAGGAGCTGGGGATCAGGCCAGTGGAGGagtctgggctggggctcaggctaGTGAGGGGTCCTGGGCTGTGGACAAGGCCAGTGGTGGTTCCTGGGTAGAGGCTCAGAACAAGGCCTTTGGAGGGTCCTGGACTGGGGCTGAGAACCAGACTAGTGGGGGGTCTTGGGTTGTCTCTGGGAATCAGGCCATTGGAGGGCCCTGGGTTGTTGGTCAGGTCAGTGAGGGGTCTTGGCCTGCAGGCCAGGCCACTGGTGTTTCCTGGGTTGTGGACCAGGCTACTGGAGGGTCCTGGACTGTGGCTGAGAATCAGGCTAGTGCGGTGTCTTGGGCTGGAGCTGGAAACATAGTTAGTATTGGTTACTGGACTGGGGCCATGGACCAGGCCACTGGAGGGTCCTGGGCTGGGACTGGTGATCAGTCCAGTGGTGAGTCCAAGCCTAGATTTGAAGATCAGGCCAGTGAAAAAGGGTCCTGGACTGGGGCTGTTGTCCAGGCCAGTGGAGAGTCCAGGTTGGGACCTGAGGACCAGTCCAGTGGAAGGTCTTGGGCTGATACTGCAGATCAAGCCAGTGGAGGGCCCAGGCTTGGGCCTGTAGACCCAAGTGGTACATCCTGGGTTGGCACTGGGGACCAGGCTGGTGGAGGATCTACACCAGGGCCCGCAGATCAGTCCAGTGGTGGGTCTTGGGCTGGCACTAGGAACCTGGCCATTAGAGGGTCCTGGACTGGAACTAGTGATCAGTCTGGTGGTGGATCTAAGCCTAGTTTTGAGAATCAGGCCAGTGATGAaggttcttgggctggggctattgcccaggctggtggaGGGTCCAAGTCAGGGCCTGAGGATCAGTCCAGTGGAAGATCCTGGGCAGATTCAGGGAATCAAATCAGTGGAGGGTTCTTGGTTGGGTCTGTGGACCAGACCAGTGGAGAGTCCCAGGTTGGGGTTAGGGACCTGGCTGCTGGTGGGGCAAATGCTGTATTTGAGGACCAGACCAATGCAGCAAGATGCTGGGCTAATTCTGGGGACCAGCCTGGTGGAGGATCTAGCCTGGGGTCTGGAGGTCAGTCCAGTGGAAATTCCTGGGTTGGTACTGGGGACCAGACCAGTGGATGGTTCTGTGCTTACACTGGGAGTCAGACCAATGTAACAGGGTCTTGGGTTGTGGCTGGTGGTCAAGATGTTGGAGTATCCAGACCAGGGCCCATGAACCAGTCTAGTGTTGTGTCCTGGGCTAGCACTGGGAGTCAGGTCAGTGGAATGTCCTGGGCTATGGCTGGGGATCAGGCTGGTAGTTGTTCCAAACCTGGATTTGAGAATCAGGCCATTGGAGGAGGATTCTGGGCTGGTGCTGGAGATCAGACTGGTGGAGGATCCAGACCAGGGTCTCAGGATCAGTCTAATGGAGGAGGTTCCTGGGTTGGAGCTGGTGGCCATGTAATTGGAGGGTCTATATCAGGTACCACAGACCAGTCCAGTGGTGGATCCTGGGCTGCCACCGTGAGTCAGGTCAGTGGAGGGTCCTGGATTGGGCCTGGGGATCAGACTGTTGTCTGCTCTAAATCTGGATTTGAGGATCAGGCTAGTGGAGGAGCTTCTTgggctggtgctggggatcagaccaGTGGAGAATCCTGGGCTGTGTCTAAGCCTGGGAATGAGGCTAGTGGAGGCTCTAGGCTGGGCTCTGAGGACCAAGCCAGTGGAGGGTCTTGGGCTAAGTCTGAGGACCAGGCCAGTGGAAGATTCTTGGTTAGTGCTGAGGTAGAGGCCAATGAAGGATTCTGGTTTGGGCCTGGGAGTGAGGCCTTTATAGGTTCTTGGTGTTGGACAGGGGAAGAGGCTGTTATTGTGGCCAGGTCTGATTGTAAGCATGAGTCAAGTATTGAATCCACATCAAGAACTGGGGAAGAGATTATCAATAATTCTGAGTTGGTGGATGAGAACAAGGCCAGTATTGGGTCCTGGATCAAATCTGAGGAGGCAGCTTATGTAGATTCCTGTGTGGGGGCTGAGGCTGGTGCTGAGGCCAGAACTGAGGTTGGAGCTGAGGCCAGATCAGAGGCTGGGGCTGAAACCAGGGCTGAAGCTGGAGCTGAGGCTGGGACTGAGGCCAGGACTGAGGCCACAGCTGAGGCCGGGGCTGAggccagggctgaggctggggctgaggccagggctgaggctggggctgaggccaGGGCTGATGCCGgaactgaggctggggctcagacTGGAACTGAGGCTGGGTCTGAAGCCAGAACTGAGGCTGTGGCTGAAACCTGGGCTGAGACCAGGACTAAGGCTGAGGCTGAGACCAGGGCTGAGGCCTGGGCTGAggccagggctgaggctggggctgaggccaGTGCTGAGGCTAGAACTGAGACTGGGGCTGAGGCCAGAACTGAGACCGGGGCTGAGACCTGGGCTGTGGCTGGAACTGAGACTGGAGCTGAGGCCTGGGCTGTGGCTGGATCTGAGACCAGAGCTGAGGCCGGAACTGAGGCTGGATCTGAGACCAGGGCTGAGACCTGGGCAGAGGCTGGATTTGAGACGGGAGCCGAGACTCAGACTGAGGCTGGGGCTGAGATTGGCGCTGAgactggggctgaggctggggttgaGGCCATGGCTGAGACtggagctgaggctggggctgaggccTGGACTGAGGCCGGGGTtggagctgaggctggggctgaggccTGGGCTGAGGCCAGggttggggctgaggctggggctgaggccTGGGCTGAGGCCAGGGTTGGGGCTTGGGttgaggttggggctggggttgatgTTGGGGCTGAGGCCTGGGCTGAGCCTGGAGCTGAGGTTGGAGCCGAGGCCGGGGCAGTGGCTGGAGCTGAGGCTGGGGCAGTTgctggggctgagggtggggcagtggctggagctgaggctggggctgaagCCAGATTGGGGTCTTGGCCCTGGGATGAAGATGCAACAACCAAAGGGTCTAGGTTTGGGGCTGAGGAAGAAGCTGGCATACCATCTTGGACTTGGTCTAGGGATGTAGATGAGGATGAGCTAAGTAGAGCATCCAGCCCTGATATTGAGGAGATTAGTTTAAGGTCCCTGTTTTGGGCTGAGAGTGAGAACAGTAGTGAGTTCACATCCAAGAGTGGACAAGATGTTAATTTTGAGTCTGGAGCTGGGGATAAGGCCAGCATTGACAATAAATTTGAGGCTGCTGATGGATTTGATCTAAGGACTTGGTTCTGTACTggtaatgaaaacagaaatgaagacaaaTCTGCACCTAATGCTAAAGGCAAAAAGTCCGCTGAGTCAAGAGGTATATATCCATCCATGGTCCCTGGGGCGGGAATGGGGCCATGGGATGGAGCCATGATCTGGTCCGAAACTAAGTTTACTCAACAAAATGAGGGCTTTCTAGGTGAAGATGAGTATAGAAAGAACGGCAAGTCTGGGGAGAAAATGCGGCCCTGGTCCTGCCGCTGTAAACGTGAAGCTAATATGGATCCACGAGATCTTGAAAAACTCATTTGCATGATTGAGATGACTGAAGATCCTTCTGTTCATGAAATAGCCACTAATGCCTTATATAACAGTGCTGATT